The genomic segment TGACGCAATCGCGCAAACGATGAATTTATATGGGGCGAATTATTCGTTCGGACAATTATATGGCATTATGTTTTTCGAGGATAAACCGATGACGCTCGACGAGATGAAGGCGCATATGAATATGAGCAAAAGCAATATGAGCTATGCGGTGCGCTCGTTAATGTCGTCGCAAATGATTATGAAACTGCCGGAGAAACGGGAGCGGCAGGACCAGTATCAGGCAGAGACCGATTTTTTCAAAACGTTCCAAAACTTTTTCACCTCCAAGCTCCAGCACGAAGTGGATGTCATGACGGAAGCGGCCGAATCGACTATTCCGCTGCTCAGCGAGCTGATTCTGGATATGAAGACGAGCGAGGAGGAGCGTATGCGCTGCCTGGAGGATTTGCAGAAGCTGCGGCATGCCGTGCAGTATTACGCTTGGCTCCAGCAATTCGTGGACCAATTAAAGGCGGGAGCCTTTTTCGAAAAAAGCACCTGAGCATGCCGTGATGCCGCGCATCGCAAGATTAGAAGGCTAGCGTCGAGAGGCGCTTCCATCCTATTGAAGATAGATGATTGACGATTGAAGGAAACTCGCTTATCAGGCACACAAAAAGCGGCCCCATGCAAATGCATGGAGCCGCTTTTATCGTGTGAAAATATATGGAAACGTTTGGGGACGTTTCTTTGCACCTATAATAATGATCCATCAGAAGCTGCCGTTCACGCTTGTCCTAAGAGCTACGAGCTTCTAACTAAGAGCGACAAGCTGCTGGGAGCCTGCAAGCTACGAGCTGCTGCCAACCTCTTTCGCATCCTCGGAGCGTATCTCGTGAGCAAACGTCTCGGCTGCCGATTCCTCCGCTTCCTCTTCGGAAAGTTCCTTCTGAGGAGCCAGCACAGTCACAACGACCTGCTCGGGATCGGACTTCACTTCTACACCGCTTGGCACCACGATATCGCTGACGAGCAGGTTGCTGCCCATCTCCAAATCCGCCACGTTCAGCTCAATGGAATCCGGAATGCTGCCCGGCAAGCACTGCACCTCAAGCTCATGGAGCATTACCTGCAAGATTCCGCCTTCCTTCACCCCGTTCGCTTCACCGAGGAAGTCGATGCGAACCTGCGTCTTCACTTCTTCATTCATGTTAATTTGATGAAAATCCACATGCAGCACTTGGCGCGATACCGGATCACGCTGTACATCCGTTATCATAACCGGCTTTTTGCCATGGGATGGAATATTCAGTTCCAGTACGGCCTTTGGATGCGAACGGAGCAAAGCCAGCAATTCTTTCTCTTCAAGCAAAACAGATGTGGATTGGGACAGCTGTTTGCCATATACGACGGCAGGCACTTTGCCCCGCTGTCTCAGGGAGCGCAGCTCACCGTTTGTAAGAGCAGTTCTTGTTTCGGCAATCATCGAGTTAGACATCATGGAAACCTCCTAGAAAAGTGATATTCCATATAGCTTTACCCTAATGAGCCAAAAAATAAACAAGCATAAACGGCGATGCCTTTTTTGAGGCCGCTTTAGAGGCAGCATCCGTGTCGCGGTGAAACACCGTCAACGAGCACACTGCCACCCCTGCTCCCCAAGATGAAAC from the Paenibacillus sp. BIHB 4019 genome contains:
- a CDS encoding 50S ribosomal protein L25, yielding MMSNSMIAETRTALTNGELRSLRQRGKVPAVVYGKQLSQSTSVLLEEKELLALLRSHPKAVLELNIPSHGKKPVMITDVQRDPVSRQVLHVDFHQINMNEEVKTQVRIDFLGEANGVKEGGILQVMLHELEVQCLPGSIPDSIELNVADLEMGSNLLVSDIVVPSGVEVKSDPEQVVVTVLAPQKELSEEEAEESAAETFAHEIRSEDAKEVGSSS
- a CDS encoding transcriptional regulator; translation: MPDHTEEQETQRLALRQTMIDAIAQTMNLYGANYSFGQLYGIMFFEDKPMTLDEMKAHMNMSKSNMSYAVRSLMSSQMIMKLPEKRERQDQYQAETDFFKTFQNFFTSKLQHEVDVMTEAAESTIPLLSELILDMKTSEEERMRCLEDLQKLRHAVQYYAWLQQFVDQLKAGAFFEKST